One Acidimicrobiia bacterium DNA segment encodes these proteins:
- a CDS encoding aspartate aminotransferase family protein, translating into MIEQGESRRLLAEIKQYVAGGESSYQRIKSGRELCIERGEGALMWDVDGNRLIDYCQGFGALLLGHAPKAVTERVVAEISTVGPHHAFPHRNYVTVGRAITELVPKVELLRFANSGTEATMAAMRLARAWRGREVIVRFEGHYHGWSDVHYLGYSAGEGTRRLPDSPGIPINNRDNLLVVPWNDAEALRDVFAVHGRQIAAVICEAVMGSAGAIGPQPGFLRAIREITAAHDALFILDEVMTGFRVAPGGATELFRAEPDIVTLAKALGSGYPVAAFGGRRDVMALEADNVVMHGGTYTGSPLSLAAAAAVLEIVTAESPGMYEDLRLRSRTLRDGVERAGRDAGIPIRSFGEGAMFQFFFGDQDVEVSDLKSALAAQDGERFVAFTDALLAEGVYVHAYPMGRWFVSTEHTPEIVEETIEASARAFERMRIA; encoded by the coding sequence CCAGCGGATCAAGTCCGGCCGAGAGCTCTGCATCGAACGCGGCGAAGGCGCCCTCATGTGGGATGTCGACGGGAACCGGCTCATCGACTATTGCCAGGGCTTCGGGGCGCTGTTGCTCGGCCACGCTCCGAAGGCGGTCACCGAGAGGGTGGTCGCTGAGATCTCGACCGTGGGACCGCACCACGCCTTCCCCCACCGCAACTACGTGACCGTCGGCAGGGCGATCACGGAGCTCGTCCCGAAGGTCGAGCTGCTCCGCTTCGCCAACAGCGGCACCGAGGCGACGATGGCCGCGATGCGCCTCGCCCGAGCGTGGCGCGGCCGCGAGGTCATCGTGAGGTTCGAGGGCCACTACCACGGCTGGTCCGACGTCCACTACCTCGGCTACTCCGCCGGCGAGGGGACCAGGCGCTTGCCCGACTCTCCCGGCATCCCGATCAACAACCGCGATAACCTCCTCGTCGTCCCATGGAACGACGCCGAGGCGCTGCGAGATGTCTTCGCGGTGCACGGCCGCCAGATCGCGGCCGTCATCTGTGAAGCCGTGATGGGCTCGGCAGGGGCGATCGGGCCGCAGCCGGGCTTCCTCCGAGCCATCAGAGAGATCACAGCCGCCCACGACGCGCTGTTCATCCTCGACGAGGTCATGACGGGATTCAGGGTGGCGCCCGGCGGTGCGACGGAGCTCTTCCGAGCCGAGCCGGACATCGTCACCCTCGCCAAGGCCCTCGGCTCCGGATACCCGGTTGCCGCCTTCGGGGGGAGGCGAGATGTGATGGCGCTGGAGGCGGACAACGTGGTGATGCACGGCGGAACCTATACCGGCTCGCCGCTCTCGCTCGCCGCGGCGGCCGCAGTTCTCGAGATCGTGACCGCCGAGAGCCCCGGCATGTACGAGGACCTACGCCTCAGGTCCCGTACGCTGCGTGACGGCGTCGAGCGTGCCGGGCGCGACGCCGGGATCCCGATCCGCAGCTTCGGCGAAGGAGCGATGTTCCAGTTCTTCTTCGGGGATCAGGACGTCGAGGTCTCCGACCTGAAGTCCGCCCTCGCTGCCCAGGACGGTGAGCGGTTCGTCGCCTTCACGGACGCGCTTCTCGCAGAAGGCGTCTACGTGCACGCATACCCGATGGGGCGCTGGTTCGTCTCGACGGAGCACACGCCGGAGATCGTCGAAGAGACGATCGAGGCTTCCGCCAGGGCATTCGAGAGGATGCGGATTGCCTGA